The Halanaerobium praevalens DSM 2228 genome contains a region encoding:
- a CDS encoding ECF transporter S component has product MDGRENIQEHLKKLKLKQLDTRSLSFLALFIAFTAVATYLHIPGPSTSYFNLGEVAIYTIALTFGAKAGWIAGGIGSAMIDLILGYSIWAPFTLVIKGLEGFLVGKIANQNSEQKMDRKIFAIIVGGNIMILGYALAKAFLLSWAVVLPEIGIDFAQMLIGGVLAIPLSHHLDNYFRK; this is encoded by the coding sequence ATGGATGGCAGAGAAAATATTCAGGAACATTTAAAAAAACTAAAATTGAAACAGCTTGATACAAGGTCTTTATCCTTTTTAGCTTTATTTATTGCTTTTACAGCTGTTGCTACTTATTTACATATTCCTGGGCCGAGCACTTCTTATTTTAATTTAGGAGAAGTTGCAATTTATACAATTGCTTTAACTTTTGGAGCAAAAGCTGGTTGGATAGCTGGCGGAATAGGTTCTGCAATGATAGATTTAATTTTGGGTTATTCTATTTGGGCACCTTTTACTTTAGTTATTAAAGGTTTAGAAGGTTTTTTAGTTGGTAAAATTGCTAATCAAAATTCAGAACAAAAAATGGACAGAAAAATATTTGCTATAATTGTTGGTGGTAATATTATGATTTTGGGTTATGCACTTGCTAAAGCTTTTTTATTAAGCTGGGCAGTTGTACTACCTGAAATTGGTATTGATTTTGCTCAGATGTTAATTGGAGGAGTTCTAGCAATTCCTTTATCACATCATTTAGATAATTATTTTAGGAAGTGA
- a CDS encoding AIR synthase family protein, which yields MIILKIGKLDGNKLKENILTQIDHFRPEVLVPAGLGEDSTVIDLGDYLLVVSSDPITGAEKNAGELAVNVACNDIAAAGAEPFGIQVVLLLPSSLTEKKASLLMQEIVKTAKKIEVEVLGGHTEITDLVQKPIISITSLGKAEADELSSSSAAEAGDILYVSKGMGIEGSYILANDYQEHLIKKGVSAESIAEAASYLKLLSVLPESRLARKNGVKAMHDVTEGGVYGAISEMAAASGLGYIIEKDNFKTTKAISEISKKLKLDPAALISSGSMLMSAAPDNNLEEIFKENKIELIRVGRLIESGTYIEEKGKKNDFIKPDKDELWKFIEKYSE from the coding sequence GTGATAATTTTGAAAATTGGTAAGTTAGATGGGAATAAATTAAAAGAAAATATTTTAACTCAAATTGATCATTTTAGACCCGAGGTTTTGGTTCCTGCTGGTTTAGGTGAAGATAGTACAGTTATTGATTTAGGTGATTATTTGTTGGTTGTATCATCTGATCCAATTACAGGAGCTGAAAAAAACGCGGGAGAATTAGCAGTAAATGTGGCTTGTAATGATATTGCTGCAGCTGGAGCTGAACCTTTTGGTATTCAAGTGGTTTTATTATTACCTTCTAGTTTGACTGAAAAAAAAGCAAGTTTATTAATGCAAGAAATAGTTAAAACAGCTAAAAAAATTGAGGTTGAAGTTTTAGGTGGTCATACAGAAATTACTGATTTAGTTCAAAAGCCGATAATTTCAATCACTTCACTTGGAAAAGCAGAAGCAGATGAACTTAGTTCTAGTTCGGCAGCTGAAGCAGGAGATATTTTATATGTTTCTAAAGGCATGGGGATTGAAGGAAGTTATATTTTAGCAAATGATTATCAAGAGCATTTAATTAAAAAAGGTGTTAGTGCAGAAAGTATAGCTGAGGCGGCTTCTTATTTAAAATTGTTGAGTGTGTTACCTGAAAGTAGATTAGCACGCAAAAATGGAGTTAAAGCAATGCACGATGTAACTGAAGGTGGGGTTTATGGAGCTATTTCAGAAATGGCAGCTGCTTCTGGTTTAGGATATATAATTGAAAAAGATAATTTCAAAACCACAAAAGCTATTTCAGAAATATCTAAAAAACTTAAATTAGATCCTGCAGCTTTAATTTCTTCTGGCTCAATGTTAATGTCTGCTGCTCCTGATAATAATTTGGAAGAAATTTTTAAAGAAAATAAGATTGAATTGATTAGAGTAGGTAGATTAATAGAAAGTGGTACTTACATAGAAGAAAAGGGTAAGAAAAATGATTTTATCAAACCAGATAAAGATGAGTTGTGGAAATTTATAGAAAAATATTCAGAATAG